From the Orcinus orca chromosome 7, mOrcOrc1.1, whole genome shotgun sequence genome, the window TGGCCAGGCAGGGCAGCAGCGGCCGCAGAAGGCGGGAGGCGGCGAGCATGGAGCGCGAGCTGGAGGCGCTGGCTGCTCGGCCCGCGCGCGCGGCTGAGCCGCCCTTCCAGGCGCTGGTGGAGGCGGCGGGCGGCTGCGGGCAGGTGTTGCTGGTGGGAGAACTGTGGGAGCGCGAGCAGAGCCGCGCGCTGCTGTGGGACTTCGCCCGGGCGGTGTTCCCGCCCCAGCAAGCCGCGGGCAAGCCGGGCGGCGAGGCGGCCGAGGGCGCGGGGCCCGGGGCGCCGGGGGCGCAGAAGGTGCCCGCGACCCGGGCGCGCGCCATCCGCTCACCGCTGGTCTTCGTGCTGTGCCGCGCGTCATCGCTGGCAGCCCGGGAGCCGCGGCGGCACCTGCGGGAGATGCTGCGGGACGTGCGCAGCCGGCGGCGGCCCGGCGCGGCGTTGGTCGGGGTGCTGGTGGCCGAGGCGGAGCCCGAGGATGCGGTGGCTCCGGAGCTGCGGCTACTGGAGGCGCTGCTGCGCACGGTATTCGGCCGCCAGGCTGGAGGCCCGGTGCAGGCGGCTGCCTACTGCCCCGGCCACCCGGCTTCCAACTTGACTGTTCAGGCGGCCGCCTGCAGGGCCCTGCAAGCCGCCGGGCGCTTGCGACCAGGTGAGTGGGCTCTAGGTCCCGGACGGCGTGGGCGGGCGGCGGCTGGGGGAAGGCCAGCTTTTTTGGCCAGCTCCCCCCTCATGGTACACCGAGGtaaactgaggccaggagagaGGAGGTGCCTAGCACTAGGCCTCCCAGGTAGGGCGGAGCGGGCCCTGGGCAACGGGCCGAGTCTGTCCCGGGGGGATCCTGAGTGCAAGGGATTCTGAGTGCTTAGGAAAGCCGAGGGGGCAAGCAGAAGGCAGGGGAGGTTGGTGGAAAGAGGGCTGGACTGAGCTGGGCACAGATCTGGgattgggggggggaggggaggaggagacggGAAAGCCTTGGGATGCACCAGTTTCAAGGTGGGAGGAGGACAAAATTGGGACTAGGGGGATATCCGGTGCCAGGAGCTTCTAGGACGCTCACAGCTAGGGATGCGCTAGAGACGCGACGGTGAAACGCCGCGGGGTCAAAAGAAGGCAAGGAATAAATGCCGGGGACTTGGAGGTGAGGGGAGAAAGGATGTGAGGGACTGAGGGCCTAGAGTTTACCAGTCCTTCTTGGCTACCCACTGCAGTGTCTCCCTCGcttccctccccactctcctgaagtgtggggaggggagtaCGGGTCTTCTCCCAGCCCCAGTGACTGCTGCCATCAGCAAAAGGGTCAGAATCTCGTCCATCCGGATACACAGGGTTTTACAGAAGGTTTCCAGTGCCCCGAGATTAAAATATGGATGTTAAGTACAGCTGGATCTGGCAAAGCGGTGAAAAGCCGGAGTGATTTAGCTTCTAGCTTCTAGCTTCCTTCCCCCCACTCCTCTCCAGCACCTGCCGCCCTCCAAGCTTTCCAGCCTCTGCCAACCTTGTTGCTAAAGAGTTAATGACGACAGAGGCTGTGTTCCGCCTCCCTGGGCATTGGTGTGTTAACTCAGCAACTGGGTGATGCCAGACTTacaggggtcgggggtggggctTTTCCTGCAAGGAGACCTGGTACCTCTGATGTCGCAAATGTCACAGACTTACCTGCCAGCGTGGCCTGCCTAGGTGAAGACCATTCATCTCAGCTGTGGAGCCTGCCCTaaccttctcctccccttcccgcAACTCTTCTGTTGAGTCTGTGAGGAAGCCAGCTAAATTTGAAACTCAAGGACCAGCATTCTGAAAGACATGGAGAACGTCCTGAGGTGGACTGTCATTCGGGTTGTTGCTGCCAGCACCTTTGCTGACCTGGCCCCATGGGGAAAATTTTCTGTCCCCTAATGAGCCTGTGCCTAGAAATTCTCTGAGCCCTTTGTCTCTTAGACATCTCTTATTCCCAgggaacaactttttttttttgaattttattttatttattattttatacagcaggttcttattaattatccattttatacatattagtgtatacatgtcagtcccaatctaccagttcatcccaccacccccatcccccacccccagggaacAACTTTTAATTCCCCAGAGCCAAGCTTGCTCTGGGCTCCTAAACTTTTTTTACAGTGCAGTTGCCTCAGAGAGAAAAGCCTTTTCTTCCATCCTCCTTTTCCTGACCAATCCCATCTCACCATTCAGAACTGGActtcctcctccagaaagccttccctgacccgcCCACTCTCATTTGCAAGTTCACAAATGAAACCCGAACCTGCTTCTGCATGGTTTTGTCACTTTCCCTTGTGAGTTTAATCACCACTGTATTCCCATTTCCTGACACCCTGCTTGGCATGCAGAATCCTTGCCTCTTTTTAAACACTAACATttcaaatttttaacattttgcaaGGGAATCATTCTATATATTGTGTTAAAGTCGATTGTACTTTTATCAAAACATACTGAACATGAAACCTTTCGTTAATGACTAAAGGTCACGGGTGTAATTATAACTCATTGTCCAGTAATTTCTTCCAGGCTTTTGCGGTGGGTTGCACCATGGATTCATGCTCCTGAGGTTTTGCTAGTGCTTGCGGAGCTTTCCAGTCTCTTTCTCACTGTCTGATGCCTATTCTTATACTTGTAGGTTGCCTGCCTCTTGGTAGTGCTCTTTTACCCAGTTTATGCTTAATTCAGATGCATTTTGGTTGAAAAACAAGGACCCAATCTTTTTAGAATTGGGTACAGATTAAGAGTAAATTGGCCCCAATTGAAGAATTATGAGAAAGgattttctgtgtcttggctctCCGGagtccttttttaaaactttgttccaGTTGACCTTATTCCAGATGGTTAGGAATCTCAAGTAAATCCCCAGATAACTGAGGTGGTACTATAATAAGGAAACTCGAATCGACATGTAATTGTTTTGTGTGTGATTATCAAAAAAGATTAATTCTATTTCTATTAAGAAATAGTTTGATGGCCATTTCAAGAATAGttgaatggccatcattaaaaaatctacaaataatagggacttccctggcagtccagtggttaagatgcctcacttccaatgcagggggcgcgggtttgaaccctggtaggggaactaagatcccacatgctgcgtggccccccctcaaaaaagtctacaaataataaatgttggagagggtatggagaaaagggagccctctatactgttggtgggaatgtaaattggtgcagcgattatggaaaacagtatggagttcctcaaaaaaataaaaatagagtcgccctatgatccagcaattccactcctgggcatatacccagacaaaactataattcgaaaagatacacgcacctctatgttgatagcagcactatgtactatagccaagacatggaaacaacctaaatgtccattgatagatgaatggataaagatgtgatatatatatatcacattgtgtgtgtgtatgtatatatatatatatatatatatatatatatatatacacaaaatggaatattactcagccataaaaagaatgaaataatgccatttgcagcaacatggatgcaactagagattatcatactaagtgaagtaagtcagaaagagaaagacaaataccatatgttatcacttatatgtggaatcctaaatgcgacacaaatgaacatacctacaaaacagaaacaaactctcagacatagagaacagacttatggttgccaaggaggaggaggggtgggggagggaaggattgggagtttggaattagcagatgcaagctactgtatataggatggataaacaccaaggtcctactgtatagcacagggaactatatgcagtATCCTGTGaaaaaccagaatggaaaagaatatgaaaaaagtatatatatgtatgactgagtgactttgctgtacagccgaaattaacacaacatcgtaaatcaactaaacttcaataaaatttaaaaaatagtttgaacTACAAATCCGGGGGTAGGGGGGCAATTACTGCTTCTTGAGTTTTTTCTTTGGTGCTATGTAATTGTAATTAATTTCATGTCATTTTTGTTACTGTAGTTTCTCCAACATGGTACCTACATAGAGTTTTTGCAAAGATGAAATTAGGTAATAGGTATATAAAAGCagtctttctttttggtttttttttttaaagctcaaaaACCTACCCCCTTTTGCAAAtcagaatctttcttttttaatcaggCAGTTAAAACTAGGGCAGTTGACAGTTGAAGCTCTTGGGTGGCTGAACAGAAAGTCTCTCAGTCGTGTCATGCCCCATCTGACCCCACTGCCTCTTGGACCTTGTGTTCTTTCTAGCAGAAGGAGCGTGGGAGAGACCCGGCCTCCCAGGACTGCTGGCATGCTTTTCCTGGGGTCCCTGGAGCCGGGGGAAGGACCCAGATGCCACTTCCCCCAGTGACCCAGCTCAGGGTGAGTGTGTCGCCTTCCTGGCTTCCTGGACCCTGAGGGGGGCCTGGGGTTAAGGTCACGTGCACACAGTGGACCATAGGGATGGAGTGGCCCACCATCGGCGAAGACGTTGCCTTGTGCGGGACATGGGGATGAGCAACGTGAGGTGCCTTGACCCCCAGGCAGCCGGCACTCAGGCTGGGTCATCGGGGCTCTCGCCCCAGGAGTCTCTGACTAGGGAAGGGGTTGTGGGCGGGGCTGGAAGACAGTTGCCAGATGTAGGTGATGGGGCACCTGGAGCCAAACGCATTGTCTCCCCTGAGGATCCAGGGAGTTTAACAAGTGACTTTTGAGCTGGAGGTTGGGGGATTTTCTTAGAAATGGGAAGATTTGGAGAGGGAACACCATGAACAAAGGCTTGACAGCATGATGTCAAGCTCAGAAAAGAGTGCCCTGGGGGTGAGGTGCAGAATGAGACTGGTGAGGGCCGAGGCTGAAGAGGAGAGTTGGAGTCACATCAGGGCCCTGGACCCAAGTCTGTCAGGAATAGGGAACCCTGGCGACTTCTGAGCAGGGGTGTGCGCTGATTAGGGTGTATAGCGAAGTGACTGGACTGCAGGAGCAGCGAGAGCCCACCTAGGGGGGGGACTGCACCCTGCTGGAGCACTGAGGTCCCCACCTTGCTGGCTGTCACCTCCAAGAGGCCCTGAAGCTGTCTCCTCTCCCAGGCTCCCTCAATACACAGCAGCTGCTCCTTCCATCCTGAGGAGAATCTCCAGTCTCCTATAACATAACATAATCACAGGAGTGACTCCCAATCACAGGAGTGACTCCCCATCACCTTCGTCACATACCCAGATCTATGGCATGACTATCTCATCAGAATCACAGGCCCCACCCACACTCAAAGGAGGGGATTAAGCAGGATAAGTACACCAAGGAATGGGAATCTTGGGGGCTGTCTTAGAATTCTGTCTACACAATTGAAAGctcaaaaaatacaaaagaagaaacacaaatattaaaaatcattcatttaattCCCCCACTCAGAGTCAACTATAATTTGGGTAGAccattctgtctgtctgtccatctagctatctatttatATTGCCTTGTACtacttaaatattaataaattcacttctatataatatataaatcatCTGCAAAATAcatcacattttaatatatttaactgCAAAAATGTTAACGTCAACCTCTCCATCATCATTTTGGATGTATCTGGaaactaaaggggaaaaaaagcaaaggaatcataaacatttttttttctttttttttggctgcgttgggtcttctttgctgcgcttgggctttctctagtagcggcaggcaggggctactcctcattgcagtgctcaggcttctcattgcggtggcttttcttgtttcaGAGCTCAAGCTCTAggacacatgggcttcagtagttgtgaccacaagctcagtagctgtgactcaggggcttagttgctccgcggcatgtgggatcatcccggaccagggctcgaacctgtgtcccctgcattgacaggcagattattaaccactgtgtcaccagggaagtccccataaacaACTTTATGTAACTCTTTGATCACCTCTCTCTGTAGCATATACCAAATTGTTTAGTCTCATGTAGaagtgaatgtattaaatgccaATTGCGTGTGCAGgctatacataaacatttataatatacataataaatagcagattatacatacatacatttacataCACTGTTTTAGAATCTGCTTTCTTTATCAATAGCATACTGTGATTGTGCAGTATTCCACAGCGATAATTATATGTCAacatctttcatctttttttttttgaggtgatcGTAGATTCACATGCAATTAATCTTACACAATTAATTGCATGTGATTACACAATTGTAAGAAATCACATTAAGAGATCCTGTGTACATCTTGCCCTGTTTTCCCCCATGTACATGTCGCAAAACTATAGGATAATATCATAGCCTGGGTGTTGACATTGAAACAATCCACAGACCTTACTCAGATTTCCTGAATTttacttgtgtatgtgtgtgtgtgtgtgtgtgtgtgtgtgtgtgtgtgcattcagtCCTATGGAATTTTatacatcatttttatttatttatttttggctaccttgggtcttcgttgcggtgcacgggcttctcattgtggtagcttctcgttgcggagcacggactctcggcacgtgggcttcagtagttgtggcttgcggtctctagagcgcaggctcagcagttgtggcccacgggcttagttgctccacggcatgtgggaccttcctagaccagggatcaaacccatgtccgctgcattggcaagcggattcttaaccgcttc encodes:
- the C7H2orf72 gene encoding uncharacterized protein C2orf72 homolog isoform X3 — its product is MERELEALAARPARAAEPPFQALVEAAGGCGQVLLVGELWEREQSRALLWDFARAVFPPQQAAGKPGGEAAEGAGPGAPGAQKVPATRARAIRSPLVFVLCRASSLAAREPRRHLREMLRDVRSRRRPGAALVGVLVAEAEPEDAVAPELRLLEALLRTVFGRQAGGPVQAAAYCPGHPASNLTVQAAACRALQAAGRLRPAEGAWERPGLPGLLACFSWGPWSRGKDPDATSPSDPAQG
- the C7H2orf72 gene encoding uncharacterized protein C2orf72 homolog isoform X1, which encodes MERELEALAARPARAAEPPFQALVEAAGGCGQVLLVGELWEREQSRALLWDFARAVFPPQQAAGKPGGEAAEGAGPGAPGAQKVPATRARAIRSPLVFVLCRASSLAAREPRRHLREMLRDVRSRRRPGAALVGVLVAEAEPEDAVAPELRLLEALLRTVFGRQAGGPVQAAAYCPGHPASNLTVQAAACRALQAAGRLRPAEGAWERPGLPGLLACFSWGPWSRGKDPDATSPSDPAQGNFQDPEEELALTVVYPNGDCEDPRKGSVACDRVASTPTEPAGDLR
- the C7H2orf72 gene encoding uncharacterized protein C2orf72 homolog isoform X2 — its product is MERELEALAARPARAAEPPFQALVEAAGGCGQVLLVGELWEREQSRALLWDFARAVFPPQQAAGKPGGEAAEGAGPGAPGAQKVPATRARAIRSPLVFVLCRASSLAAREPRRHLREMLRDVRSRRRPGAALVGVLVAEAEPEDAVAPELRLLEALLRTVFGRQAGGPVQAAAYCPGHPASNLTVQAAACRALQAAGRLRPEGAWERPGLPGLLACFSWGPWSRGKDPDATSPSDPAQGNFQDPEEELALTVVYPNGDCEDPRKGSVACDRVASTPTEPAGDLR